The Vitis riparia cultivar Riparia Gloire de Montpellier isolate 1030 chromosome 10, EGFV_Vit.rip_1.0, whole genome shotgun sequence genome includes a region encoding these proteins:
- the LOC117923276 gene encoding uncharacterized protein LOC117923276, which translates to MAEKEGGIVKTGHEEGMRMAVALLEEFGLPLGLLPLVDVIEVGFVRSTGYMWILQKKKVEHNFKMISKLVSYDTEIRGYIDKKHIKKLKGVKAKELMLWPPVNDITVDSPKIHFKSLAGITKTFPAEAFAAGQ; encoded by the coding sequence ATGGCAGAGAAGGAAGGAGGAATTGTCAAGACTGGCCATGAAGAGGGGATGAGAATGGCAGTTGCACTTCTTGAGGAGTTTGGACTCCCCCTGGGACTTCTCCCCCTTGTAGACGTGATTGAAGTAGGATTTGTTAGGAGCACCGGCTACATGTGGATCCTGCAAAAGAAGAAGGTGGAACACAACTTCAAGATGATTAGCAAGCTTGTGAGTTATGACACTGAAATAAGAGGTTATATTGACAAGAAGCATATCAAGAAGCTCAAGGGAGTGAAGGCCAAGGAGCTCATGCTCTGGCCTCCGGTCAATGACATAACTGTTGATAGTCCCAAAATTCACTTCAAGAGCCTCGCTGGCATCACCAAGACCTTCCCAGCCGAGGCGTTTGCTGCCGGCCAGTAA